A window from Aeromonas rivipollensis encodes these proteins:
- a CDS encoding dipeptide ABC transporter ATP-binding protein: MSVLLSVRELKQHFKMGGGFLRKPYTVYAVDGISFDLKQGETLGLVGESGCGKSTLGRSLLKLFEPTAGQISFEGRDITRLSPGEMRSLRQEMQIVFQDPAESLNGRHTVGQILEEPFIIHGKGNTEQRRGWVLELLDKVGLPKSAVDRYPHEFSGGQRQRIGIARAIALKPRLLVCDEAVSALDVSVQSQIVNLLLTLQREMNLAIIFIAHDLSVVKHISDRIAVMYLGRIVELAEAQQLYLNPRHPYTQALISAIPVPDPRRRNQRILLTGDVPSPISPPSGCHFHQRCPYATALCRGTSPSLEPCGTEAHQVACHFPLSVVEAAPLGKAV; the protein is encoded by the coding sequence ATGAGCGTCTTGTTGTCGGTAAGGGAGTTGAAGCAGCATTTCAAGATGGGTGGCGGCTTTTTGCGCAAACCCTACACCGTCTATGCGGTGGATGGCATCAGCTTCGATCTCAAGCAGGGGGAGACGCTGGGGCTGGTGGGGGAGTCCGGCTGTGGCAAGTCAACCCTGGGTCGCTCCCTGCTCAAGCTGTTTGAGCCCACGGCGGGGCAGATAAGCTTCGAGGGGCGCGACATCACCCGGTTGTCACCCGGGGAGATGCGATCCCTGCGCCAGGAGATGCAGATAGTGTTTCAGGATCCTGCAGAATCCCTCAACGGTCGCCACACGGTGGGGCAGATCCTGGAAGAGCCCTTCATCATCCACGGTAAAGGCAATACGGAGCAGCGACGCGGCTGGGTGCTGGAGCTGCTGGACAAGGTGGGCCTGCCGAAGAGTGCGGTGGATCGCTATCCTCACGAGTTTTCCGGCGGTCAGCGCCAGCGCATCGGCATTGCCCGCGCCATCGCCCTCAAGCCCAGACTGCTGGTGTGTGACGAGGCGGTGTCGGCGCTTGACGTCTCGGTGCAGTCCCAGATAGTGAACCTGCTGCTCACCCTGCAGCGGGAGATGAATCTGGCCATCATCTTCATCGCCCACGATCTCTCTGTGGTCAAACACATCTCGGACAGGATTGCGGTCATGTACTTGGGCAGGATCGTCGAGCTGGCCGAGGCTCAGCAACTCTACCTGAACCCGCGCCACCCCTATACCCAGGCGCTGATCTCGGCCATCCCGGTACCGGATCCCCGCAGGCGCAACCAGCGGATCCTGCTGACGGGGGACGTGCCCTCGCCCATCTCTCCCCCGAGCGGCTGCCATTTCCATCAGCGCTGCCCCTATGCCACAGCGCTGTGCCGCGGCACCTCGCCGAGTCTGGAGCCTTGTGGCACAGAGGCCCATCAGGTGGCCTGCCACTTCCCCTTGTCCGTGGTGGAGGCGGCGCCGCTGGGAAAGGCGGTCTGA
- the crl gene encoding sigma factor-binding protein Crl yields MSERVTYKRLLRQFAAIGPYLREDLCEEGRYRFDCLSVCVSAKPAPDKREFWGWWLVLEQEDHSFRYHYQVGFYNADGEWIDKPLPKKHQAEVERTLNHFYKLISAKLTLLECTLSPAKQVTAELNVTAA; encoded by the coding sequence ATGTCAGAGAGAGTGACCTACAAGCGATTGCTGAGGCAATTCGCAGCGATTGGCCCCTATCTGCGCGAGGATCTGTGCGAGGAGGGACGCTACCGCTTCGACTGCCTTTCCGTCTGCGTCAGCGCCAAACCGGCGCCGGACAAGCGGGAGTTCTGGGGCTGGTGGCTGGTGCTGGAGCAGGAGGACCACAGCTTCCGCTATCACTATCAGGTCGGCTTCTACAATGCGGACGGGGAGTGGATCGACAAGCCGCTGCCCAAGAAGCACCAGGCCGAGGTCGAGCGTACCCTCAACCACTTCTACAAGCTCATCAGCGCCAAGCTGACCCTGCTGGAGTGCACCTTGTCTCCCGCCAAGCAGGTCACCGCCGAGCTGAATGTAACGGCGGCCTGA
- a CDS encoding ABC transporter ATP-binding protein, which translates to MAETDAPILDVRDNGGTFTADNGRGRAPILEVRDLEVEFAVDDGKIKVLDGVSFQVAPGQTLGIVGESGCGKSVTSLAIMGLLPRPHGQVVAGSIRFQGEELLAMAPDQMYKVRGNRISMIFQEPMTALNPVQTVGDQLMEVFSLHRPDFSKAQRREAAIAMLQKVGIPEPSQRFAVYPHNLSGGMRQRVMIAMALACEPDLLICDEPTTALDVTIQAQILDLMKALQAQTGMAIIFITHDLGVVAELCDEVVVMYAGRAVERADIFELFDHPRHPYTHGLMASIPRLEDVPKSLLKTIKGQVPALHEMPAGCRFSNRCPHATDLCVGTIPVTEQLSERHAVACHHWKELSI; encoded by the coding sequence ATGGCAGAGACAGATGCCCCCATCCTCGACGTCCGAGACAATGGGGGGACGTTCACCGCTGATAACGGTCGGGGCAGGGCTCCCATCCTGGAGGTGCGGGATCTCGAGGTGGAGTTTGCGGTTGACGACGGCAAGATCAAGGTGCTCGACGGGGTCAGCTTCCAGGTCGCTCCGGGCCAGACCCTAGGGATCGTCGGCGAGTCCGGCTGCGGCAAGAGCGTCACCTCGCTCGCCATCATGGGGCTGCTGCCCAGGCCCCACGGTCAGGTGGTGGCGGGTTCCATCCGCTTTCAGGGGGAGGAGCTGCTCGCCATGGCGCCGGATCAGATGTACAAGGTGCGCGGCAACCGCATCTCCATGATCTTCCAGGAGCCGATGACGGCGCTCAATCCGGTGCAGACCGTGGGGGATCAGCTGATGGAGGTGTTCAGCCTGCACAGGCCCGATTTCAGCAAGGCGCAGCGCCGGGAGGCCGCCATCGCCATGCTGCAGAAGGTGGGGATCCCGGAGCCGTCCCAGCGCTTCGCCGTCTATCCCCACAACCTCTCTGGCGGCATGCGCCAGAGGGTGATGATAGCCATGGCGCTCGCCTGCGAGCCGGATTTGCTCATCTGCGACGAGCCGACCACGGCGCTGGATGTCACCATCCAGGCCCAGATCCTGGATCTGATGAAGGCGCTGCAAGCCCAGACCGGCATGGCCATCATCTTCATCACCCACGATCTTGGGGTGGTGGCGGAGCTGTGCGACGAGGTGGTGGTGATGTATGCGGGCCGCGCTGTGGAGCGGGCCGATATCTTCGAGCTGTTTGACCACCCGCGCCATCCCTATACTCATGGTCTGATGGCCTCGATCCCGCGCCTCGAAGACGTGCCAAAAAGCCTGCTCAAGACCATCAAGGGCCAGGTGCCCGCCCTGCACGAGATGCCAGCGGGCTGCCGCTTCTCCAACCGTTGTCCCCACGCCACCGATCTCTGCGTGGGCACCATACCGGTGACCGAGCAGCTGAGCGAGCGCCACGCCGTGGCCTGCCACCACTGGAAGGAGTTGAGCATATGA
- the proB gene encoding glutamate 5-kinase — MENRTIVVKLGTSVLTGGSARLNRAHMVELVRQCAALHRHGHRVVLVTSGAIAAGREHLGHPPLAPTLPNKQMLAAVGQTQLIRVWQDLFNLYGLHIGQMLLTRADLEDRERYLNARDTLRTLLDHRIIPVINENDAVATAEIKVGDNDNLSARAAILADADLLILLTDQKGLFTADPRTNPDAQLIEEVQTIDDTLRSLAGDSVSGLGTGGMATKLQAADVARRAGVNVVIATGQIPEVIGRLAAGERVGTLFPALASPLEGRKSWILAGPPPHGEVHVDQGAVAAMQEKGSSLLPKGIVAVKGDFVRGDVVRILGPQGSELARGICRYDHLELEKLRGVHSDQIEAVLGYGYGAVAIHRDDMVLL, encoded by the coding sequence ATGGAAAACAGAACCATAGTCGTCAAATTGGGCACCAGCGTGCTCACCGGGGGATCTGCCCGTCTCAACCGTGCCCATATGGTGGAGCTGGTCAGGCAATGTGCCGCCCTGCATCGACACGGACACCGTGTCGTTCTGGTGACCTCCGGCGCCATCGCCGCCGGACGTGAGCACCTGGGACACCCTCCGCTGGCGCCGACCCTGCCCAACAAGCAGATGTTGGCGGCGGTGGGCCAGACCCAGCTCATCCGGGTATGGCAGGACCTGTTCAACCTCTACGGGCTGCACATCGGCCAGATGTTGCTGACCCGCGCCGATCTGGAGGACAGGGAGCGTTACCTCAATGCCCGCGACACCCTGCGCACCCTGCTCGATCATCGCATCATCCCCGTCATCAACGAGAACGACGCCGTGGCCACCGCCGAGATCAAGGTGGGGGACAACGATAACCTCTCCGCCCGCGCCGCCATCCTGGCGGATGCTGATCTGCTGATCCTGCTCACCGACCAGAAGGGGCTCTTTACCGCGGATCCCCGCACCAACCCGGATGCCCAGCTCATCGAAGAGGTGCAGACCATAGACGACACCCTGCGATCCCTCGCCGGTGACAGCGTCAGCGGTCTCGGGACCGGCGGCATGGCCACCAAGCTGCAGGCCGCCGACGTGGCACGCCGTGCCGGGGTCAATGTGGTGATCGCCACCGGCCAGATCCCGGAAGTGATAGGTCGCCTCGCCGCCGGCGAGCGGGTGGGCACCCTGTTCCCGGCCCTGGCCTCGCCGCTGGAAGGGCGCAAGAGCTGGATCCTGGCAGGGCCGCCCCCCCATGGGGAAGTCCATGTGGATCAGGGGGCCGTGGCCGCCATGCAGGAGAAGGGCTCCAGCCTGCTGCCCAAGGGCATAGTCGCGGTCAAGGGAGACTTCGTCCGTGGCGACGTGGTGCGGATCCTGGGCCCTCAGGGGAGCGAGCTGGCCCGCGGCATCTGCCGTTACGATCATCTGGAGCTTGAGAAGCTGCGGGGCGTACACTCGGATCAGATAGAGGCCGTGCTGGGTTACGGCTATGGCGCCGTTGCTATCCACAGAGACGATATGGTGCTGCTGTAA
- a CDS encoding aminoacyl-histidine dipeptidase codes for MAQLSSLSPKLIWQFFEQICSIPHPSKHEAKLSAWIVQWARGEGLAVKQDAVGNIIIKKPATPGMENRKAVVLQAHIDMVPQANADTRHDFTQDPIDAYIDGEWVTARGTTLGADNGMGMAGCLAVLADKTIKHGPLEVLLTTDEETGMTGAFGLEAGWLEGEILLNTDSEEDGEVYMGCAGGVDANIRFPLELVAATEGESFELQVKGLRGGHSGVDIHRGRGNANKLLVRLLKAAEPLGVRLAEISGGTLRNAIPREARATLLVPTASVSEFKALVDRYAGIYQSELAATEANLTVLLSGRDMPAKLMSESLQTRLLDALMACPNGVMRMSDAIPGVTETSTNLGVIKTLEGEVYVQCLIRSLIDSGRESVEQMTRSLFSLAGASCEFTGAYPGWAPNVDSPVMALVRNSYQTLFGEMPNVMVIHAGLECGLFKSAYPDWDMVSFGPTIRGAHSPDERVHIPAVERFWQLLVHVLEQIPAK; via the coding sequence GTGGCACAGCTTAGTTCTCTGTCTCCCAAATTGATTTGGCAATTCTTCGAGCAGATCTGCTCCATTCCCCACCCCTCCAAGCACGAGGCCAAGTTGAGCGCCTGGATAGTGCAGTGGGCCCGGGGGGAAGGCCTGGCGGTCAAGCAAGACGCCGTGGGCAACATCATCATCAAGAAACCGGCCACCCCGGGCATGGAAAACCGCAAGGCCGTGGTGCTGCAGGCCCACATCGACATGGTGCCCCAGGCCAATGCCGACACCCGGCACGACTTCACTCAGGATCCCATCGATGCCTACATCGACGGTGAATGGGTCACCGCCCGTGGCACCACCCTCGGGGCCGACAACGGCATGGGCATGGCAGGCTGCCTGGCCGTGCTGGCGGACAAGACCATCAAGCACGGTCCGCTGGAAGTGCTGCTGACCACGGACGAAGAGACCGGCATGACAGGCGCCTTCGGCCTGGAAGCGGGTTGGCTGGAGGGCGAGATCCTGCTCAACACCGACTCCGAAGAGGATGGCGAGGTCTACATGGGCTGCGCCGGTGGCGTGGATGCCAATATCCGCTTCCCGCTGGAGCTGGTTGCCGCCACTGAAGGCGAAAGCTTCGAGCTGCAGGTGAAGGGGCTGCGTGGCGGTCACTCCGGGGTCGACATCCACCGCGGTCGTGGCAACGCCAACAAGCTGCTGGTGCGCCTGCTCAAGGCCGCCGAGCCGCTGGGGGTGCGTCTGGCCGAGATAAGCGGCGGTACCCTGCGCAACGCCATCCCCCGCGAAGCCCGCGCCACCCTGCTGGTGCCCACCGCCAGCGTCAGTGAGTTCAAAGCCCTGGTTGACCGCTACGCCGGCATCTATCAGAGCGAGCTGGCCGCCACCGAGGCGAACCTGACCGTGCTGCTGAGCGGCCGGGACATGCCCGCCAAGCTGATGAGCGAATCCCTCCAGACCCGCCTGCTGGATGCCCTGATGGCCTGCCCCAACGGGGTGATGCGCATGAGCGACGCCATCCCGGGCGTCACCGAGACCTCCACCAACCTTGGGGTCATCAAGACCCTCGAGGGTGAGGTCTATGTGCAGTGCCTGATCCGCTCCCTCATCGACTCGGGTCGCGAGAGCGTCGAGCAGATGACCCGCTCCCTGTTCAGCCTGGCGGGTGCCAGCTGTGAATTCACCGGCGCCTACCCAGGCTGGGCACCGAACGTGGACTCCCCCGTCATGGCCCTGGTGCGCAACAGCTACCAGACCCTGTTCGGCGAGATGCCGAACGTCATGGTGATCCACGCCGGTCTCGAGTGCGGTCTGTTCAAGAGCGCCTACCCGGATTGGGACATGGTCTCCTTCGGCCCGACCATACGCGGCGCCCACTCACCGGACGAGCGGGTTCATATCCCAGCGGTCGAGCGCTTCTGGCAACTGCTGGTCCACGTGCTGGAACAGATCCCGGCCAAGTAA
- the gpt gene encoding xanthine phosphoribosyltransferase codes for MPKKFYVSWDNLQREARRLARRQLPVSQWKGIIAVSRGGLVPAALMARELGIRNVETLCISSYDHNSQRELVVVKAATTAGDGEGWLVVEDLVDTGTTAKAIRELYPKAKFIAIFAKPMGEQLLDDFEVAIPQDTWIEQPWDMALEFANPICDEE; via the coding sequence ATGCCAAAGAAATTCTATGTGTCGTGGGATAACCTGCAACGTGAAGCGCGCCGTCTGGCCCGTCGTCAACTGCCCGTCAGCCAGTGGAAAGGGATCATCGCGGTCAGCCGTGGTGGTCTGGTGCCTGCTGCCCTGATGGCCCGTGAACTTGGCATTCGCAACGTCGAAACCCTGTGCATCTCCAGCTATGACCACAACAGCCAGCGTGAGCTGGTGGTCGTCAAGGCCGCCACCACAGCCGGTGACGGTGAAGGCTGGCTGGTAGTGGAAGATCTGGTGGATACAGGAACTACCGCCAAGGCGATCCGCGAGCTCTATCCCAAGGCCAAGTTCATCGCCATCTTCGCCAAGCCCATGGGTGAGCAATTGCTGGATGACTTCGAAGTGGCCATCCCGCAGGACACCTGGATTGAGCAGCCCTGGGACATGGCGCTGGAGTTTGCCAACCCGATCTGTGACGAAGAGTAA
- a CDS encoding ABC transporter permease encodes MNLNPVTLKKLKRFKSIKRGYYSFVIFTALVVISLLAELLVNSRALAVSYQGELYFPTYGDVIPGRHFGLDYEYETNYRQLQARFAEAGKGDWVLLPLVPWNPYEQDFKEEAYPPYAPSLTERHFLGTDTSGRDVLARLVYGFRIAIGFAFITLVASYVIGVSIGCMMGFLGGRFDLILQRFIEIWSQVPFLYVIMILVSLAKPNFGLFVGINVLFGWMGITWYMRTLTYKERARDYVMAARAQGATTRRIIFNHILPNTLMMIVTLAPFAVVGNISTLTALDYLGFGLAPPTPSWGELLSQGINNLDAIWIVSSVVAAVSLVLIMVSFIGEAIREAFDPRKFTRYQ; translated from the coding sequence ATGAACCTGAACCCGGTAACGCTGAAAAAACTCAAGCGCTTCAAGTCCATCAAGCGCGGTTACTACTCCTTTGTCATCTTCACGGCCCTGGTGGTTATCTCCCTGCTGGCGGAACTGCTGGTCAACAGCCGGGCGCTGGCGGTGAGCTATCAGGGAGAGCTCTACTTCCCCACCTATGGTGACGTGATCCCGGGCCGGCACTTCGGGCTCGATTACGAGTACGAGACCAACTACCGCCAGCTGCAAGCCCGCTTCGCAGAAGCGGGAAAAGGGGACTGGGTGCTGCTGCCCCTGGTGCCCTGGAACCCCTATGAGCAGGACTTCAAGGAGGAGGCTTATCCGCCTTATGCCCCCAGCCTCACGGAGCGCCACTTCCTCGGCACCGACACCAGCGGTCGCGACGTGCTGGCGCGACTGGTCTACGGTTTTCGCATCGCCATCGGCTTTGCCTTCATCACTCTGGTGGCGAGCTATGTCATCGGGGTCAGCATAGGCTGCATGATGGGCTTTCTCGGTGGGCGTTTTGACCTCATCTTGCAGCGCTTTATCGAGATCTGGTCCCAGGTGCCCTTCCTCTACGTCATCATGATACTGGTGTCACTGGCCAAGCCAAACTTCGGCCTCTTCGTGGGGATCAACGTGCTGTTCGGCTGGATGGGGATCACCTGGTACATGCGTACCCTCACCTACAAGGAGCGGGCGCGGGACTACGTGATGGCGGCGAGGGCCCAGGGGGCGACCACGAGGCGGATCATCTTCAACCACATACTGCCCAATACCCTGATGATGATCGTCACCCTGGCGCCCTTCGCCGTGGTGGGCAACATCTCCACCCTGACGGCGCTGGACTACCTGGGCTTCGGCCTGGCCCCGCCTACCCCGAGCTGGGGAGAGTTGCTCTCGCAAGGGATCAACAACCTGGATGCCATCTGGATAGTGAGCTCCGTGGTGGCGGCGGTGAGCCTGGTGCTGATCATGGTCTCCTTCATCGGCGAGGCGATCCGCGAGGCGTTCGATCCGCGCAAATTTACCCGTTATCAGTGA
- a CDS encoding ABC transporter permease subunit, which translates to MLSYFLRRMLLIIPTFLGITLLVFTITRFVPGGPVERMLLQAQVSQNETGRSSGSKGAQALSDEQIEELKAFYGLDKPMLIAYWEWLQKLAVLDLGESTRYYEPVWDLIKERLPVTAFFGLATFLLSYAVSIPLGVAKALRHNSRFDSLSSMLIYMAYALPAYVVGIFLITVFAFHLEWLPMGGFPGDEFDSMESSWDQIRTLFAHALLPLIAYAIGDFAILTMTMKNSLMENLSADYVRTAVAKGLPFRKAVTDHAMRNSLIPIASHLGSVLTVFFGGSFLIETIFNIDGIGLLGYEAIVERDYPTVMGILAITSMLMLVGNIVSDICVALVDPRVRFGD; encoded by the coding sequence ATGCTGTCGTATTTCTTACGTCGGATGCTTCTGATCATCCCGACGTTTCTCGGTATCACCCTGCTCGTCTTCACCATCACCCGCTTCGTGCCGGGCGGCCCGGTCGAGCGCATGTTGCTGCAGGCGCAGGTCTCACAGAACGAGACCGGTCGCTCCAGCGGCAGCAAGGGAGCACAGGCACTCTCCGATGAGCAGATCGAGGAGCTCAAGGCCTTTTACGGCCTCGACAAGCCCATGCTGATCGCCTATTGGGAGTGGCTGCAGAAGCTGGCGGTGCTGGATCTCGGCGAGTCGACCCGCTACTACGAGCCGGTGTGGGATCTCATCAAGGAGCGCTTGCCGGTGACCGCCTTCTTCGGGCTGGCGACCTTCCTGCTGAGTTACGCCGTCTCCATACCGCTCGGGGTGGCCAAGGCCCTCAGGCACAACAGCCGCTTCGATTCCCTGAGCTCCATGCTCATCTACATGGCCTATGCCCTGCCCGCCTACGTGGTGGGGATCTTCCTCATCACGGTATTTGCCTTCCATCTGGAGTGGCTGCCCATGGGGGGCTTCCCGGGGGACGAGTTCGATTCCATGGAGAGCAGCTGGGATCAGATCCGCACCCTCTTCGCCCATGCCCTGCTGCCGCTCATCGCCTACGCCATCGGGGATTTCGCCATCCTCACCATGACCATGAAGAACAGCCTGATGGAGAACCTGTCGGCGGATTACGTGCGCACCGCCGTGGCCAAGGGGTTGCCGTTTCGCAAGGCGGTCACCGACCACGCCATGCGCAACAGCCTGATCCCCATCGCCAGTCACCTGGGGTCGGTGCTCACCGTCTTCTTCGGCGGCTCCTTCCTCATCGAGACCATCTTCAACATCGACGGCATAGGTCTGCTCGGCTACGAGGCCATCGTCGAGCGGGACTACCCCACCGTCATGGGTATCCTGGCCATCACCTCCATGCTGATGCTGGTGGGCAATATCGTCTCCGATATCTGTGTGGCCCTCGTTGACCCCCGCGTACGGTTTGGAGACTGA
- the frsA gene encoding esterase FrsA produces the protein MEPNDDTNLTEKLFTRVKKVLETSEISNSSPVDEQDSSLAESFIDGALSPHWYRLLRRPTWAWQGADPVEVEQTLARIAMGQGERSHERYLDTIKGYVPGNWVYEWSQLAGRYFNAGRELVSQGDSAGALKNLLKAVRYYSIASYPHLKNDELADQAQLLCNMAYREAGRLFKVPLKELQVPFRGKTIQGYLHLPTTDRPVPLVIVSGGIDALQVDFLNFYFKCLEPHGIGMLSLDMPGTGYAEHWPLVQDTSRLHQAVLNHLSEVAWVDHQRIAMVGFRLAGNVAARLAFIEPFKLRTVVCIGAGINQVFTNQEMFARCPRMMRDGLANRLGADAAQWDLLRTKCQVFSLKTQGLLGSRTSVPILSVGHKRDFICPEQDVRALASASRNGKAVVFDKQPLLEVYDEALKETVDWLKKHLCT, from the coding sequence TTGGAACCAAACGACGATACCAACCTGACGGAAAAGCTGTTCACCCGGGTCAAAAAGGTATTGGAAACCTCCGAAATATCCAACTCCAGCCCGGTCGATGAGCAGGACAGCTCCCTGGCCGAGAGCTTCATCGACGGCGCCCTGTCGCCCCATTGGTACCGCCTGCTGCGCCGGCCGACCTGGGCCTGGCAGGGGGCGGATCCGGTAGAGGTGGAGCAGACCCTCGCCCGTATCGCCATGGGTCAGGGGGAACGCAGCCACGAGCGCTATCTGGATACCATCAAGGGTTATGTGCCCGGCAACTGGGTCTATGAGTGGAGCCAGCTGGCCGGCCGCTATTTCAATGCCGGGCGCGAGCTGGTCAGCCAGGGCGACAGCGCCGGGGCGTTGAAGAATCTGCTCAAGGCGGTGCGCTACTACTCCATCGCGAGCTACCCCCACCTCAAGAATGACGAGCTGGCGGATCAGGCCCAACTGCTCTGCAACATGGCCTACCGCGAGGCGGGCAGGCTGTTCAAGGTGCCCCTCAAGGAGCTGCAGGTCCCGTTTCGGGGCAAGACCATTCAGGGCTACCTGCACCTGCCCACCACCGACAGGCCTGTGCCCCTGGTCATCGTCAGCGGTGGCATAGACGCCCTCCAGGTCGACTTCCTCAACTTCTACTTCAAGTGCCTCGAGCCCCACGGCATCGGCATGCTGTCGCTGGACATGCCGGGAACCGGCTATGCGGAGCACTGGCCGCTGGTGCAGGACACCAGCCGCCTGCACCAGGCGGTGCTCAATCACCTCTCCGAGGTGGCCTGGGTCGATCATCAGCGCATCGCCATGGTGGGGTTCCGCCTCGCCGGCAATGTGGCGGCACGCCTCGCCTTCATCGAGCCCTTCAAGCTCAGGACAGTGGTCTGCATCGGGGCCGGCATCAATCAGGTGTTTACCAATCAGGAGATGTTTGCCCGCTGTCCGCGCATGATGCGGGACGGGCTGGCGAACCGCCTGGGGGCCGATGCCGCCCAGTGGGATCTGCTGCGCACCAAGTGCCAGGTCTTCTCCCTCAAGACCCAGGGGTTGCTGGGGAGTCGCACCTCTGTGCCCATCCTGAGCGTTGGCCACAAGCGTGACTTCATTTGTCCCGAGCAGGATGTCCGGGCCCTGGCCTCCGCCAGCCGCAATGGCAAGGCGGTGGTGTTCGACAAACAGCCTCTGCTGGAGGTGTATGACGAGGCGCTAAAAGAGACGGTAGATTGGCTGAAGAAACACTTATGTACATGA
- a CDS encoding extracellular solute-binding protein, whose translation MKNKIKWIGALFVLVNGSWVWAASLPADLKWETNDTDPVFASPKALPGGTLNLFIDSFPLTFRTVGPDSNGSFRSFILDNQLRLISFHPNTGNPIPSLAIAWAIAPDSQTVYFKLDPRAKWSDGKPVTADDYTFGYEMMRSKDIKGPWFNNYYTTEVVAVEKIDDHTILVKAGSRKARLDLLNTTELWPQPKHYYKMGPNWVKQYNWAVVPTTGPYVMSEVKKGKSITFSKQQNWWAQNDRYNQHRFNIDRIKVQVIRDHNIAFRHFLKGELDTFEMILPNWWHEKAVTPEYKKGYVQKVMAMTDTKQGGQGVHLNVANPKLADVNVRLGIQHAMNLDKMIATVLHGDYDRATTFGSGFGEFTDIKLPERAYDITKAREHFAKGGYNKPGPDGILQNDKGERLTLALTYTSQEHSKRLTVLKEEAKKAGLDLELNLVDGATGFKVMLEKKHEAAWLGWGGGGLYPQYWESFHSANANKPQTNNLFNVADKELDALIDAYNVEFDMTKRAEISRQIQQRIYDLAIFVPGVQLNYVRASSWRHVMLPEVPATRNTPDLLYWPMDGYPHSSGGLLWLDPKVQEETRKAKEAGELLAPITLIDKTYAHH comes from the coding sequence ATGAAGAATAAAATCAAATGGATAGGTGCTCTCTTCGTGCTGGTGAACGGATCCTGGGTGTGGGCCGCCAGCCTGCCCGCGGATCTCAAGTGGGAGACCAACGACACAGACCCTGTGTTTGCCTCTCCCAAGGCACTGCCCGGCGGCACCCTCAACCTCTTCATCGACAGCTTTCCGCTGACGTTTCGCACCGTGGGGCCCGACTCCAACGGTTCGTTCCGCTCCTTCATCCTGGACAACCAGCTGAGGCTCATCAGTTTCCACCCCAACACCGGCAACCCCATTCCCTCGCTGGCGATCGCCTGGGCCATAGCACCGGACAGCCAGACCGTCTATTTCAAGCTGGATCCCCGCGCCAAATGGTCTGACGGCAAGCCCGTCACCGCCGACGACTACACCTTCGGCTACGAGATGATGCGCTCCAAGGACATCAAGGGCCCCTGGTTCAACAACTACTACACCACAGAGGTGGTGGCGGTGGAGAAGATTGACGATCACACCATCCTGGTGAAGGCGGGCAGCCGCAAGGCCAGGCTGGACCTGCTCAACACCACGGAGCTCTGGCCCCAGCCGAAGCACTACTACAAGATGGGCCCGAACTGGGTGAAGCAGTACAACTGGGCGGTGGTGCCGACCACTGGCCCCTATGTGATGAGCGAGGTGAAGAAGGGCAAGTCCATCACCTTCAGCAAGCAGCAGAACTGGTGGGCCCAGAACGATCGTTACAACCAGCACAGATTCAATATCGACCGCATCAAGGTGCAGGTGATCCGGGATCACAACATAGCGTTTCGCCACTTCCTGAAGGGGGAGCTGGACACCTTCGAGATGATACTGCCCAACTGGTGGCATGAAAAAGCGGTCACCCCGGAATACAAGAAGGGCTATGTGCAGAAGGTGATGGCGATGACCGACACCAAGCAGGGGGGGCAGGGGGTGCACCTCAATGTGGCCAATCCCAAGCTGGCGGACGTGAATGTGCGGCTCGGCATCCAGCACGCCATGAACCTGGACAAGATGATAGCGACAGTGCTGCACGGCGACTACGACAGGGCCACCACCTTCGGCTCGGGCTTTGGCGAATTCACCGACATCAAGCTGCCGGAGCGGGCCTATGACATCACCAAGGCGCGGGAGCATTTCGCCAAGGGGGGCTACAACAAGCCGGGGCCGGACGGCATCCTGCAAAACGACAAGGGGGAACGACTGACCCTGGCCCTCACCTACACCAGCCAGGAGCACTCCAAACGGCTGACGGTGCTGAAAGAAGAGGCCAAGAAGGCGGGCCTGGATCTGGAGCTCAACCTGGTGGATGGCGCCACCGGCTTCAAGGTGATGTTGGAGAAAAAACACGAGGCGGCCTGGCTCGGCTGGGGTGGCGGCGGTCTCTATCCGCAATATTGGGAGTCGTTCCACTCGGCCAACGCCAACAAGCCCCAGACCAACAACCTGTTCAACGTGGCCGACAAGGAGCTGGACGCCCTGATCGACGCCTACAACGTCGAATTCGACATGACCAAGCGGGCCGAGATCTCCCGCCAGATCCAGCAGCGCATCTATGACCTCGCCATCTTCGTGCCCGGGGTGCAGCTCAACTACGTGCGGGCCAGCAGCTGGCGCCACGTGATGCTGCCGGAAGTGCCTGCCACCCGTAACACCCCGGATCTGCTCTACTGGCCCATGGATGGCTACCCCCACAGCAGTGGCGGCCTGCTCTGGCTCGACCCCAAGGTGCAGGAAGAGACCCGGAAGGCCAAGGAAGCGGGTGAGTTGCTCGCTCCCATCACCCTGATCGACAAGACCTATGCGCATCATTGA